The Hahella sp. HNIBRBA332 genome window below encodes:
- the pepP gene encoding Xaa-Pro aminopeptidase: MQALSIREYQKRRRHLLDVMTPNSIAILPAAPIRVRNRDSEYPYRQSSDFHYLSGFAEPDAVMVLIPEREHGESILFCKEKNPDYERWNGKLAGQEGAIEHYLFDDAFPIDDIDEILPGLLEGKQRVYYSMGLDEKFDRRVMEWINVIRSKIKNGAHPPGEFVALEHTLHDMRLFKSSAEVKIMKQAARISAEAHNEAMRICKPGMYEYQLEAAIQHVFLREGSRAQAYNCIVGGGENACILHYVTNNDKLKSGDLVLIDAGCELDCYASDITRTFPVSGQFSAEQRTIYEIVLASQDAAIKEVRPGRHWNQPHEAALKVITEGLREIGLLNGELNELIETEAYKKFFMHRTGHWLGLDVHDVGDYKVGGEWRVLEPGMALTVEPGIYIAPELEDVDPRWKGIGVRIEDDVIVTKQGGDVITSGTPKKVDEIEALMRGK, encoded by the coding sequence GTGCAAGCATTATCGATTCGTGAATATCAGAAACGTCGGCGCCATCTGCTTGACGTGATGACGCCCAACAGCATCGCCATTTTGCCCGCAGCGCCAATTCGCGTGCGTAATCGCGATTCGGAATATCCTTACCGTCAGAGTAGCGACTTTCATTACCTCAGCGGGTTTGCGGAACCGGATGCGGTGATGGTGTTGATCCCGGAGCGTGAGCACGGCGAATCCATTTTGTTCTGCAAGGAAAAGAACCCTGACTACGAACGCTGGAATGGCAAATTGGCGGGACAGGAAGGGGCGATCGAACACTATCTCTTCGATGACGCTTTCCCCATTGACGATATTGATGAAATTCTACCGGGATTGCTGGAAGGCAAGCAGCGGGTTTACTACTCCATGGGGCTGGATGAAAAGTTTGATCGCAGGGTTATGGAATGGATCAATGTCATCCGCAGCAAAATCAAGAATGGCGCGCACCCGCCCGGAGAGTTCGTGGCGTTGGAGCATACGCTGCACGATATGCGCCTGTTTAAGTCTTCCGCTGAAGTCAAAATTATGAAGCAGGCGGCGCGCATTAGCGCCGAAGCGCATAACGAAGCCATGCGCATTTGTAAGCCCGGCATGTATGAATATCAGCTCGAAGCCGCCATACAGCACGTATTCCTGCGGGAAGGCTCGCGGGCGCAGGCGTACAACTGTATTGTCGGCGGCGGCGAGAATGCTTGTATTCTTCATTACGTCACTAATAACGACAAGCTGAAGAGCGGAGATCTGGTATTGATCGACGCGGGCTGTGAGCTGGATTGCTATGCGTCCGACATCACTCGGACATTCCCGGTCTCCGGACAATTCAGCGCTGAGCAGCGCACTATCTATGAAATCGTGCTGGCGTCTCAGGACGCGGCCATTAAAGAAGTGCGTCCCGGTCGCCATTGGAACCAGCCGCACGAAGCGGCATTAAAAGTGATTACCGAAGGTCTGCGTGAGATCGGCCTGCTTAACGGCGAACTGAATGAGCTGATTGAAACTGAGGCTTACAAAAAATTCTTTATGCACCGCACGGGGCATTGGCTGGGGCTGGATGTCCATGATGTTGGCGACTACAAAGTTGGCGGTGAATGGCGGGTGTTGGAGCCTGGCATGGCGCTGACTGTCGAACCTGGTATTTATATCGCGCCGGAGTTGGAAGACGTTGACCCACGCTGG
- a CDS encoding UPF0149 family protein, with amino-acid sequence MSQPYHALQQLLNRIDADATPAGVHGLWCGRMAAGDQAQDNDWWSYTQRFAGSVNAIEENLQAAFKAVYGYAEAALTQDNMSFQPWLPEDAVECSLRVAALADWCRGFVEGLTSVLGSGLSSCSADVQEILQDLVDIGEVDPEVDGDEQDERELLELTEFVKVAALNVLQELTAAKKNAASEKKTLH; translated from the coding sequence ATGTCCCAACCCTACCATGCCCTGCAACAACTATTAAACCGCATCGACGCTGACGCGACTCCCGCAGGAGTTCACGGTCTCTGGTGTGGAAGAATGGCGGCGGGAGACCAGGCGCAGGATAACGACTGGTGGAGCTACACGCAGCGTTTCGCCGGCAGCGTCAATGCGATTGAAGAGAACCTGCAAGCGGCTTTCAAAGCCGTATACGGCTACGCAGAAGCAGCGCTGACGCAGGATAATATGAGCTTTCAGCCCTGGTTGCCGGAAGATGCTGTAGAGTGCTCGCTGCGCGTTGCGGCGCTGGCGGACTGGTGCAGGGGCTTCGTCGAGGGGCTGACGTCTGTTTTGGGGAGCGGATTATCCTCCTGCTCGGCGGATGTGCAGGAAATCCTTCAGGATCTGGTGGATATCGGCGAAGTGGACCCCGAAGTGGATGGCGACGAGCAGGATGAAAGAGAACTGCTGGAGCTGACTGAGTTTGTGAAAGTGGCGGCGTTGAATGTGCTGCAGGAACTCACTGCCGCTAAAAAGAACGCCGCCTCGGAAAAGAAAACGCTACATTAA
- a CDS encoding TIGR02449 family protein, giving the protein MDVSQLQQLSDKIDRLIQKCKQLEADNQALRQLQEDWQKERMQLLQKNDLARSKIEAMISRLKALEQR; this is encoded by the coding sequence ATGGATGTTTCTCAGTTGCAGCAGTTAAGCGATAAAATTGACCGCCTGATACAGAAGTGCAAACAGCTCGAAGCAGATAATCAGGCGCTACGCCAGCTGCAGGAAGACTGGCAAAAGGAACGCATGCAACTATTACAGAAGAACGATCTGGCCCGCTCCAAAATCGAGGCTATGATCAGTCGTTTGAAAGCTTTGGAGCAACGTTAA
- a CDS encoding cell division protein ZapA gives MSRTNHTATVTILDKEYLVACPPEAQRQLEDAARTLDQKMKEIRASGKVYGTERIAVMAALNLTYDLMQQGQKTEQVSSTLSTLHEKLDAALRNK, from the coding sequence ATGAGTCGCACCAACCATACCGCCACCGTCACCATCCTGGATAAGGAATACTTGGTCGCCTGTCCTCCGGAAGCGCAACGCCAACTGGAAGACGCCGCGCGGACGCTGGATCAGAAAATGAAAGAAATCCGAGCATCTGGAAAAGTTTACGGCACAGAGAGAATTGCAGTCATGGCCGCCTTGAACTTGACTTACGACTTGATGCAGCAAGGACAGAAAACCGAACAGGTCTCTTCTACCCTAAGTACGCTGCATGAAAAACTGGACGCAGCGCTGAGAAATAAATAA
- a CDS encoding 5-formyltetrahydrofolate cyclo-ligase, protein MNKASIRRAMRKKRRALTPAQQRSAASGLQKSLSSAIHLSRSVRWGLYLANDGEINPFPTIQRLWRRKKACYLPVLHPLYHNRLWFVRYLPGAKLKPNKYGIPEPVLRGAKRVPPWSLDVVCFPLVAFDKQGNRLGMGGGYYDRTFADRRVIIKRPKLIGFAHHFQQLPELPHEPWDIPLSAVATDQQLHRFRNKKALR, encoded by the coding sequence ATGAATAAAGCGTCTATTCGTCGCGCCATGCGCAAAAAACGCAGAGCGCTGACACCCGCCCAACAACGCAGCGCCGCTTCCGGTCTGCAAAAATCACTCAGCTCAGCCATTCATCTCAGTCGTAGCGTCCGCTGGGGTCTATATCTCGCCAACGACGGGGAAATCAATCCATTTCCAACCATTCAGCGCCTGTGGCGTAGAAAAAAAGCCTGTTATCTTCCCGTGTTACACCCGCTCTACCACAACCGGCTATGGTTCGTTCGGTATCTGCCCGGCGCCAAGCTCAAGCCCAACAAGTACGGCATTCCAGAGCCTGTGCTTCGGGGAGCAAAACGAGTTCCCCCCTGGTCATTGGATGTGGTGTGCTTCCCATTGGTTGCGTTTGATAAACAAGGGAACCGATTGGGAATGGGAGGGGGTTATTATGATCGCACTTTCGCGGATCGCCGGGTCATCATCAAAAGGCCGAAATTGATTGGGTTCGCTCATCATTTCCAGCAACTTCCAGAGTTGCCCCACGAACCCTGGGATATTCCACTGTCCGCTGTCGCCACAGATCAGCAATTGCATCGCTTCAGAAACAAAAAAGCCCTGCGTTAA
- the ilvA gene encoding threonine ammonia-lyase, biosynthetic, with translation MPHRYIKKILDAKVYDVAIESPLETAHLLSHRFNNHILLKREDLQPVFSFKLRGAYNKLAQLSSSAKEKGVIAASAGNHAQGLALAAQKLGVKATIVMPQTTPEIKVNSVRAKGAKVVLKGDAFDEAAAHAQTLVKEKGYIYIPPFDDEEVIAGQGTVGMEIMWQHTSPIHAVFVPVGGGGLIAGVAAYIKYLRPDVKVIGVEPEDSNCLHAALKAGKRVTLPEVGIFADGVAVKQIGKAPWEVCRQYVDEVVLVTTDEICAGIKDVFEDTRSIAEPAGALAIAGLKKYVAREKIQDQNLIAIVSGANMNFDRLGYITERTEVGEEREAILAVKIPERPGSYKRFIQALSRRSITEFNYRYCDATEAQIFVGVQISSGLEDRKELVGILEEKGYSVLDLTDNEVAKMHIRHMVGGHSPALTNEKVFRFEFPERPGALMKFLMAFGARWNITMFHYRNHGAAYSRVLMGAQVNDDEMAEFRKMLDTVGFRYWEETNNPAYKLFLGA, from the coding sequence ATGCCTCACCGATATATAAAAAAGATCCTGGACGCCAAAGTCTATGATGTTGCGATAGAGTCTCCTTTGGAGACGGCCCATCTACTGAGCCACAGGTTCAATAACCATATTTTATTGAAGCGTGAGGACCTGCAGCCGGTTTTTTCCTTTAAGTTGCGTGGCGCTTATAACAAGCTCGCACAACTTTCCAGTTCAGCCAAAGAAAAAGGCGTGATTGCGGCCTCAGCGGGCAACCATGCCCAAGGATTGGCGCTGGCGGCGCAAAAGTTGGGCGTCAAGGCGACAATTGTCATGCCGCAAACTACGCCGGAAATCAAAGTGAATTCCGTACGGGCGAAAGGCGCTAAGGTCGTGTTGAAGGGCGACGCCTTTGACGAAGCGGCGGCGCACGCGCAAACCCTGGTCAAAGAAAAGGGATACATTTATATCCCTCCTTTCGACGATGAGGAGGTTATCGCCGGTCAGGGCACAGTAGGCATGGAGATTATGTGGCAGCATACGTCTCCCATACATGCGGTGTTCGTCCCCGTCGGCGGGGGCGGTTTGATCGCGGGCGTCGCGGCGTACATCAAATATCTTCGTCCTGATGTCAAAGTCATTGGCGTGGAGCCGGAAGATTCCAACTGTCTTCATGCAGCGTTGAAGGCAGGCAAGCGGGTGACGTTGCCGGAAGTGGGTATCTTCGCCGACGGCGTCGCCGTCAAACAAATCGGTAAGGCTCCATGGGAGGTTTGTCGTCAATATGTGGATGAAGTCGTCCTAGTCACCACTGACGAAATCTGCGCGGGCATCAAAGACGTCTTTGAAGATACTCGCTCTATCGCTGAGCCGGCTGGCGCATTGGCCATCGCCGGCTTGAAGAAATACGTGGCGAGAGAGAAGATTCAGGACCAAAACCTGATCGCCATCGTAAGCGGCGCGAACATGAATTTTGATCGTCTGGGATACATCACGGAGCGTACCGAAGTGGGTGAGGAGCGCGAGGCGATCCTGGCGGTGAAAATTCCAGAGCGTCCGGGCAGCTACAAGCGTTTCATCCAAGCGTTAAGTCGCCGCAGTATCACCGAGTTTAACTACCGTTATTGTGATGCGACAGAAGCGCAAATCTTTGTCGGCGTACAAATCAGCTCTGGTCTGGAAGATCGTAAGGAGCTGGTTGGGATTCTTGAGGAAAAAGGCTACTCGGTGCTTGATCTCACTGATAATGAAGTCGCCAAAATGCACATCCGCCATATGGTTGGGGGGCATTCGCCAGCGTTAACCAACGAGAAGGTTTTCCGTTTTGAGTTTCCAGAGCGTCCAGGAGCGTTGATGAAGTTCCTTATGGCGTTTGGCGCCCGCTGGAATATCACCATGTTTCATTATCGTAATCATGGCGCCGCTTATAGCCGTGTTTTAATGGGGGCGCAGGTTAACGATGATGAAATGGCGGAGTTCCGGAAAATGCTGGATACCGTTGGTTTCAGGTATTGGGAGGAAACCAATAACCCAGCCTACAAACTGTTTCTAGGTGCCTGA
- the rpiA gene encoding ribose-5-phosphate isomerase RpiA — translation MHQDELKQAVAKAALEYIKPHLQTDTILGIGTGSTANYFIDALAEVRTQFDGAVASSEASAERLKKHNIPVYELNSVSGLEFYIDGADETNPRLELIKGGGAALTREKIVAANAKTFICIADESKWVDVLGDFPLPIEVIPMARSYVARELVKLGGDPVYREGCVTDNGNIILDVFNLRILEPVKLEQQINQITGVVTNGLFAMRPADVLLLGSQEGVKTIKAND, via the coding sequence ATGCACCAGGACGAATTAAAGCAGGCTGTCGCAAAAGCGGCGCTGGAATACATCAAACCCCATCTGCAAACCGATACCATTCTTGGCATCGGCACAGGCTCTACTGCCAACTATTTCATCGACGCGCTGGCGGAAGTAAGAACCCAGTTCGATGGCGCTGTCGCCAGCTCAGAGGCCTCCGCCGAGCGTTTGAAGAAGCACAATATTCCGGTATACGAACTTAACTCCGTTTCCGGCTTGGAGTTCTATATCGACGGCGCTGACGAAACCAATCCGCGCCTGGAGCTGATCAAAGGCGGCGGAGCCGCGTTGACGCGCGAGAAGATCGTCGCCGCCAACGCCAAAACCTTTATCTGCATCGCCGACGAATCCAAATGGGTCGACGTGCTCGGCGACTTCCCCCTGCCGATTGAAGTCATTCCCATGGCGCGCAGCTACGTTGCAAGGGAACTGGTAAAACTGGGCGGCGACCCGGTCTACCGGGAAGGCTGTGTGACGGACAATGGCAATATTATTCTGGATGTGTTCAACCTGCGCATTCTGGAGCCGGTGAAACTGGAGCAACAGATCAACCAAATCACCGGTGTGGTGACCAACGGCCTGTTCGCCATGCGCCCTGCCGACGTACTTCTGCTGGGATCACAGGAAGGCGTGAAGACGATCAAAGCGAACGACTGA
- a CDS encoding acyl-CoA dehydrogenase family protein, with product MFNETHQMARRTTAAFIKQHVAPYIQEWEEAGSFPREIYRLAGEAGVLGVGFNEKWGGAGENDILMKVAVSEELMRSTSGGFVASLGSLDIALPPIARWGNPALQDKVIPPVLQGEKIAALAITEPGGGSDVANLQTRAIREGDVYRINGSKTFITSGYRADFYTVAVRTGGEGHAGISLILVERERNGFSAGQPLKKMGWWASDTAELFFNDCIVPAENLIGPENSGFIAIMSNFLMERLALSIMAYMTAQIAYEQALNYARQRDAFGRKIAKFQVIKHRLVEMATQVEIARNYTLNIAQRIQNGDNPIKEVAMAKNFCSQVAQEVTDAAVQIHGGMGYMRESVVERLYRDARILSIGGGSTEIMNEIIAKHLGL from the coding sequence ATGTTCAACGAGACTCATCAAATGGCGCGGCGCACGACCGCAGCATTCATCAAACAACATGTCGCGCCTTATATTCAGGAGTGGGAGGAAGCTGGCTCGTTTCCTCGAGAGATCTATCGTCTGGCGGGAGAGGCCGGCGTACTTGGCGTTGGCTTCAATGAAAAGTGGGGCGGCGCCGGCGAGAACGATATATTGATGAAAGTCGCCGTCAGCGAAGAGCTCATGCGCAGCACTTCCGGCGGATTTGTCGCCAGTCTCGGTTCTCTGGATATCGCCTTGCCGCCGATCGCTCGCTGGGGTAACCCCGCGTTGCAGGATAAAGTGATTCCACCTGTACTCCAGGGCGAAAAAATCGCCGCACTCGCCATTACAGAGCCCGGCGGAGGCTCCGACGTCGCCAACCTGCAAACTCGCGCCATTCGAGAGGGCGACGTTTACCGTATTAATGGCTCTAAAACATTCATCACCAGTGGTTACCGGGCGGACTTCTATACTGTCGCCGTGCGCACTGGCGGCGAAGGTCACGCTGGCATCAGCCTGATTCTGGTGGAACGGGAGCGAAATGGGTTTAGCGCGGGACAACCACTGAAAAAGATGGGCTGGTGGGCAAGCGATACCGCAGAGCTGTTTTTTAATGACTGCATTGTTCCGGCTGAAAATCTTATCGGACCGGAAAACAGCGGCTTCATCGCCATTATGAGCAACTTCTTGATGGAGCGACTGGCGCTTTCCATCATGGCCTATATGACCGCGCAAATCGCTTACGAACAGGCCTTGAATTACGCTCGCCAGCGCGACGCATTTGGTAGAAAAATCGCCAAGTTTCAAGTTATCAAGCATCGCCTGGTCGAAATGGCGACACAGGTAGAGATCGCTCGCAACTACACATTGAATATTGCTCAACGCATACAAAACGGCGATAACCCGATCAAAGAGGTCGCCATGGCGAAGAACTTCTGCTCACAGGTCGCCCAAGAGGTAACAGACGCCGCCGTGCAGATTCACGGCGGCATGGGCTACATGCGCGAATCAGTAGTGGAGCGATTGTACAGAGACGCTCGCATACTCAGCATTGGCGGCGGCTCCACCGAAATCATGAATGAGATTATCGCCAAGCACCTCGGTCTATAA
- the ppa gene encoding inorganic diphosphatase, with amino-acid sequence MNFDNISAGKELPDDINVVIEIPAQSSPIKYEIDKDSGAVVVDRFMATPMFYPCNYGFIPHTLSDDGDPLDVLVVAPYPIQPGAVIRCRPIGVLNMTDEAGEDAKLLAVPHSKLTPLYKSVNEPTDLPELLIKQIEHFFENYKDLEEGKWVKISGWADREAARQAIRDAAAAYKG; translated from the coding sequence ATGAACTTTGACAATATTTCCGCAGGTAAAGAACTGCCAGACGACATTAACGTCGTAATCGAAATTCCCGCGCAAAGCAGCCCGATCAAATACGAAATCGACAAAGACTCCGGTGCGGTAGTTGTTGACCGTTTCATGGCCACCCCCATGTTCTATCCCTGCAACTACGGTTTTATTCCTCACACGTTGTCTGACGACGGCGACCCGCTGGATGTGTTGGTTGTTGCGCCCTACCCAATTCAGCCCGGCGCAGTGATTCGTTGCCGCCCAATCGGCGTGTTGAACATGACTGACGAAGCTGGCGAAGACGCCAAGCTGCTGGCGGTGCCTCACTCCAAGCTGACTCCGCTGTACAAAAGCGTCAACGAGCCGACAGACCTGCCTGAGTTACTGATCAAGCAGATCGAGCATTTCTTTGAGAACTACAAGGATCTTGAGGAAGGCAAGTGGGTGAAAATTTCTGGTTGGGCGGACCGCGAAGCGGCTCGTCAGGCTATCCGTGACGCAGCGGCAGCCTACAAAGGCTAA
- the hldE gene encoding bifunctional D-glycero-beta-D-manno-heptose-7-phosphate kinase/D-glycero-beta-D-manno-heptose 1-phosphate adenylyltransferase HldE: protein MQIQLPMFQNSRVVVVGDVMLDRYWYGATSRISPEAPVPVVKVEQLEDRPGGAANVALNIAALGSAAVILGVTGKDEAAQSLAARMESAGILADFQEHETLPTITKLRVVSRHQQLIRMDFEESFAGVPQEPLEKKVAGQLAGAGALILSDYGKGALRDPQAFIQLARSKQIPVLVDPKGSDFEKYRGATLITPNLSEFEAVVGYCASEAELVQRGLKLVEELELEALLVTRSEQGMTLLRAGRPELHLPAQAKEVFDVTGAGDTVISVLAAALAAGSEMGQAVALANIAAGIVVGKLGTASVSAPELRRAVQQEQGAGRGAMTVEQLKVALDDARAHGEKIVFTNGCFDIIHAGHVGYLDQARKLGDRLVVAINSDASVSRLKGAARPINPLERRMAVLAGLEAVDWVTWYEDDTPERLLEILKPDILVKGGDYSKEQVVGWEIVEGYGGEVRALDFLDNCSTTAIVEKIRKDREK from the coding sequence ATGCAGATACAGCTTCCAATGTTTCAGAATTCACGGGTCGTAGTGGTTGGCGACGTTATGCTGGACCGCTACTGGTACGGCGCGACATCAAGGATTTCTCCTGAAGCGCCGGTGCCCGTCGTCAAAGTGGAGCAGTTGGAAGACCGGCCCGGCGGCGCCGCTAACGTGGCGTTGAACATCGCTGCGCTAGGCAGTGCGGCGGTGATTTTGGGGGTGACGGGTAAAGATGAAGCGGCGCAGTCACTGGCGGCGCGGATGGAGTCCGCTGGCATATTGGCGGATTTTCAGGAGCATGAAACTTTACCTACTATCACCAAGTTGCGGGTGGTCAGTCGTCATCAGCAATTAATCCGCATGGATTTCGAAGAGAGTTTCGCTGGCGTTCCGCAGGAACCGCTGGAAAAGAAAGTCGCAGGGCAGTTGGCTGGCGCAGGGGCTTTGATTTTGTCCGATTACGGCAAGGGCGCATTACGCGATCCGCAAGCTTTTATTCAATTGGCGCGAAGCAAACAAATCCCCGTGTTGGTCGACCCAAAGGGCAGCGATTTCGAGAAATATCGCGGCGCAACCTTGATTACCCCTAACTTGTCTGAGTTTGAAGCGGTGGTAGGGTACTGTGCGAGTGAGGCTGAACTGGTTCAGCGTGGCTTGAAACTGGTAGAGGAACTGGAGCTGGAAGCGTTGCTGGTGACGCGCAGCGAGCAGGGGATGACCTTGCTGAGAGCGGGACGACCTGAACTGCATTTGCCTGCCCAGGCGAAAGAAGTCTTTGATGTTACAGGCGCCGGCGATACTGTTATCTCCGTACTCGCCGCAGCATTGGCCGCAGGTAGTGAAATGGGGCAGGCGGTGGCGTTGGCCAATATCGCCGCTGGCATTGTCGTAGGCAAACTGGGTACGGCGTCAGTCAGCGCGCCGGAATTGCGTCGCGCAGTGCAACAGGAGCAAGGCGCAGGGCGTGGCGCAATGACGGTGGAGCAGTTAAAAGTGGCGTTGGACGACGCGCGCGCTCATGGCGAGAAAATTGTTTTCACGAACGGATGCTTCGATATTATTCACGCCGGCCACGTCGGCTATCTGGATCAGGCGCGAAAACTGGGGGATCGATTGGTCGTTGCGATTAACAGCGACGCCTCTGTAAGCCGTTTGAAGGGAGCGGCGCGCCCGATTAACCCCCTCGAACGCAGGATGGCGGTGCTTGCTGGTCTGGAAGCGGTGGATTGGGTTACCTGGTATGAAGATGACACGCCAGAGCGCTTATTAGAGATTCTGAAGCCGGATATCCTGGTGAAGGGCGGCGACTACAGCAAAGAGCAAGTTGTCGGTTGGGAGATCGTCGAAGGTTATGGTGGAGAAGTGCGGGCCTTGGACTTTCTGGATAACTGTTCAACCACAGCCATTGTTGAAAAGATTCGCAAGGATCGGGAGAAGTAG
- the lpxL gene encoding LpxL/LpxP family Kdo(2)-lipid IV(A) lauroyl/palmitoleoyl acyltransferase, whose translation MSEEKRDLTYSDFIHPRYWPTWLGIALLWLIAHTPLAFQRGLGILMGRAAYYLLPKRRHIAEVNINLCFPELTSDQRQDLVKSAFDNNAIGYFEAASAWFTGKERFRSITKAHGLENLQAAQAKGKGVILLGGHFTTLDLGGALFDIYSSAASMQRDHDNPLFNLVMTRARSKFCHPVLSKDDLRGLIRLLKNGKTIWYATDQDYGRRGSVFAPFFKVPAATITTTSRIAQKTGSLVVPFSHFRNKDGGYDIYFEPALSNYPTGDDVADAKATNLAIENAIRRYPAQYLWMHRRFKTEPQGKSHRKYSGK comes from the coding sequence GTGTCCGAAGAAAAACGCGATCTGACCTACTCAGACTTTATTCACCCCCGTTATTGGCCAACTTGGCTTGGGATCGCCTTACTATGGCTGATCGCCCATACACCTTTGGCCTTTCAACGTGGACTGGGAATTCTGATGGGCCGCGCAGCCTACTATTTACTACCCAAGCGACGCCATATCGCTGAAGTTAATATCAATCTGTGTTTTCCAGAGCTTACCTCTGATCAGAGGCAAGATTTGGTAAAGTCGGCCTTTGACAACAACGCCATCGGCTATTTTGAAGCCGCATCCGCCTGGTTTACAGGAAAAGAGCGCTTTCGCTCGATTACCAAAGCGCACGGTCTGGAAAACCTGCAAGCAGCGCAGGCCAAGGGCAAAGGCGTTATTCTATTAGGCGGTCACTTCACCACACTGGATCTTGGCGGCGCGTTATTTGATATTTATTCCAGCGCAGCCAGCATGCAACGGGACCATGACAATCCCCTGTTCAACCTGGTGATGACCCGCGCCCGTAGTAAATTTTGCCATCCTGTATTGAGCAAGGACGACTTGCGCGGCCTTATCCGCCTGCTGAAAAACGGCAAAACCATCTGGTACGCCACAGATCAGGATTACGGTCGCCGCGGTAGCGTGTTCGCGCCCTTCTTCAAGGTTCCAGCCGCCACCATTACAACGACCTCTCGCATCGCACAAAAAACCGGCTCACTAGTCGTCCCCTTCAGCCACTTTCGTAATAAAGATGGTGGCTACGATATTTACTTTGAACCGGCGTTATCCAATTACCCCACCGGCGACGATGTCGCAGACGCTAAGGCAACCAACTTGGCGATAGAAAACGCTATCCGCCGCTATCCTGCCCAATATTTATGGATGCATCGGCGGTTTAAGACCGAGCCTCAAGGGAAAAGTCACCGCAAATATTCCGGAAAATGA
- a CDS encoding glycosyltransferase family 4 protein has translation MKIAHIESSINWGGQELRIIEQIEWLRSHKHEAELIAREDSKIYQEAQKRNIPAHALDLRGSANPGTVRNLCKLIKHKKYDILDCHSSRDASYSALAKLFTGQVVVRSRHVIDPIKNDFLHRLVWRVGNDFIITTAEHIKQQVIRLGLSTPERVYVAEAGVDADRFKSDLRMTQKALKQELGIPEEHLVIANVGMIRRDKGQLYFVKACTEVAQRIPNVTFIQVGEATDSTRGYKEEVMMEIQRSPFKDRFKFLGYHADVENYLAISDIVVVSSVETEARTRLVSQAYLCGANVVASNIGGLPEMVEHEQTGLIAPAANPKGIAEQVLRLVENKDLADRLRANAAQYALDKLTMEGMMSGMLNAYNSALSMKGKK, from the coding sequence ATGAAAATTGCGCATATAGAAAGCAGCATCAACTGGGGCGGCCAGGAACTCCGTATTATCGAACAAATAGAGTGGTTACGGTCACATAAACATGAGGCGGAACTAATAGCGCGGGAGGACTCTAAAATCTACCAGGAAGCCCAAAAGCGCAACATTCCCGCTCATGCTCTGGATCTGCGCGGCTCAGCCAATCCTGGCACTGTACGCAATCTCTGCAAACTAATAAAACACAAAAAATACGATATCCTAGACTGCCATAGCAGCAGAGACGCCAGTTACTCCGCTCTAGCCAAGTTATTTACAGGACAAGTAGTTGTACGCTCGCGTCACGTCATTGACCCTATAAAAAACGACTTCCTGCACCGACTAGTCTGGCGTGTGGGCAATGACTTTATCATTACCACTGCGGAACACATAAAACAGCAAGTAATCCGCCTTGGGCTATCTACACCGGAGCGCGTATATGTTGCCGAAGCCGGAGTAGATGCAGACCGCTTCAAGTCTGATCTGCGCATGACACAAAAAGCGCTGAAGCAAGAGCTGGGAATTCCTGAAGAGCACTTGGTCATCGCCAACGTAGGAATGATTAGGCGGGATAAAGGCCAGCTGTATTTCGTAAAAGCCTGTACTGAAGTCGCTCAGCGCATACCAAACGTCACATTTATCCAAGTTGGAGAAGCAACTGATTCCACCCGTGGCTACAAAGAAGAAGTGATGATGGAGATTCAACGCTCTCCATTTAAAGATAGGTTCAAGTTTCTTGGCTATCACGCAGACGTCGAGAACTACCTGGCCATCAGCGATATCGTCGTCGTGTCTTCGGTGGAAACAGAGGCCAGAACACGTTTGGTCTCTCAGGCTTATTTGTGTGGAGCCAATGTGGTTGCGTCCAATATTGGCGGGCTTCCAGAAATGGTTGAACATGAACAAACCGGGCTGATCGCCCCAGCCGCTAATCCCAAAGGCATTGCAGAGCAAGTCCTCAGGTTGGTGGAGAATAAAGACTTAGCTGATCGACTACGCGCCAACGCCGCCCAGTACGCCCTCGACAAGCTGACAATGGAAGGTATGATGAGCGGGATGTTGAACGCCTACAATAGCGCCCTCTCTATGAAAGGCAAAAAATGA